In Pedobacter sp. W3I1, one DNA window encodes the following:
- a CDS encoding glycoside hydrolase family 31 protein, with protein MMKKLLAFALSLVFTLAIARAQSIGDYKSGFKKTGNTISFLTTRGEVKLEFCTAEIFRIRSSWSGKFEANENLMVINYNWANVAVKVSDKKDHFLLATTKLTIKLYKAPFKIDVFDARGKLLSSEVNGAITKENTQVGVTKKLQADEHFFGFGERMDFMDRRFKKVTLNVGRGKGLPHAIGAYNILEANYCPVPFFMSTKGYGIFLHNSFATEWDMGASKKDQYSFKAADGELDYYFMYGPTFPAILDHYTSITGKSPMLPQFALGLHAGTYSGGTWGHEAQTSDHYVIELAKKYRSLGIPVDLLWLDSTWRLFGENGGKGATSFEWRETFKDPKSMFDSIYAMNYKMVGLHLRPRFDNAKKLNLLDQAREKGYTYPENGKPGEFVNFFDEKATQWWWDNGVMRVAKLGAKFLKTDEGSAFGSLANESEKVGPTGKDAERLHNLFPIAYAKAPFLEFEKFNGFRGLNQTREGYSGIQRYPYIFAGDWPSEWQYFAPVIKAGLNVGLSGVGSWAHCMGGFEHQADPELYIRWVQFGMFSPIALVFGMDHPGYKEPWKYGEDALRNFKKYDLLRYRLFPYMYTSMHQQYEKGLPIMRALVLNHQDDENVYEIGDQYMFGDNLMVAPVTTKGAITRSVYLPEGTWFNYWTNQKYEGKSYHHVVAPLDTIPLFVKAGSIIPMQPEMAYSGEKPVDVITLDVFPYGESKYEMYEDDNLSAAYKTGNFALTRITSSLTAASFTLKVAKPTGSFKPTQHKYLAKIHWMGKTDPIGVSENSIKLKVLKTPDRLDKTEGWFYDAKNKILWIKSAGDNSSDLNIVVN; from the coding sequence ATGATGAAGAAACTTTTAGCTTTTGCCCTATCCTTAGTTTTTACGCTTGCCATCGCCAGGGCACAAAGTATTGGCGATTATAAATCTGGCTTTAAGAAAACGGGCAATACCATTTCATTTTTAACCACAAGGGGAGAGGTGAAATTAGAGTTCTGTACAGCAGAAATCTTCAGGATCAGAAGCAGCTGGAGCGGGAAATTTGAAGCCAATGAAAACCTGATGGTGATTAATTACAATTGGGCCAATGTTGCGGTTAAAGTTTCGGATAAAAAAGATCACTTCCTGCTCGCAACGACTAAATTAACGATAAAACTGTACAAAGCTCCTTTTAAGATTGATGTTTTTGATGCCAGAGGAAAGCTATTAAGCAGTGAAGTAAATGGAGCCATAACAAAGGAAAATACTCAGGTAGGTGTAACTAAAAAACTGCAGGCTGATGAACATTTCTTTGGTTTTGGCGAGCGCATGGATTTTATGGACCGCCGTTTTAAAAAAGTAACTTTAAATGTTGGCCGTGGTAAAGGTTTGCCGCATGCCATTGGCGCTTACAATATATTAGAGGCCAATTATTGCCCCGTCCCATTTTTTATGAGCACAAAGGGTTATGGCATTTTCCTGCACAATTCTTTTGCTACCGAATGGGATATGGGCGCTTCCAAAAAAGATCAGTACAGTTTTAAGGCAGCGGATGGTGAATTGGATTACTATTTCATGTACGGACCTACTTTTCCTGCTATTTTAGATCATTATACCAGCATTACTGGTAAATCGCCTATGTTGCCACAGTTTGCTTTAGGTTTGCACGCAGGTACCTATAGCGGTGGTACATGGGGCCATGAGGCACAAACTTCTGATCATTACGTGATTGAGCTGGCAAAGAAATACAGGTCATTAGGCATTCCGGTTGATCTGCTTTGGTTAGATTCTACCTGGCGCTTATTCGGCGAAAATGGAGGTAAGGGCGCTACTTCTTTCGAGTGGAGAGAAACTTTTAAAGATCCAAAATCGATGTTTGATAGCATTTATGCCATGAATTATAAAATGGTTGGCTTGCACCTTCGTCCAAGGTTTGATAATGCAAAAAAGTTAAACTTATTGGATCAGGCGAGGGAAAAAGGTTATACTTATCCCGAAAATGGTAAACCAGGCGAATTTGTTAACTTTTTCGATGAAAAAGCTACACAGTGGTGGTGGGATAATGGCGTAATGCGGGTAGCAAAATTAGGCGCAAAATTCTTAAAAACCGACGAAGGTAGTGCTTTTGGTTCGCTGGCGAACGAAAGTGAAAAAGTAGGTCCGACAGGAAAAGATGCAGAACGTTTACACAATCTTTTCCCGATAGCTTATGCCAAAGCACCGTTTTTAGAGTTCGAAAAGTTTAACGGTTTTAGGGGATTGAATCAAACCAGAGAAGGTTATTCAGGTATTCAACGTTATCCTTATATTTTTGCTGGCGATTGGCCTAGCGAATGGCAATATTTTGCCCCTGTAATTAAAGCTGGTTTAAATGTTGGTTTATCAGGTGTTGGTTCCTGGGCACATTGTATGGGCGGTTTCGAGCATCAGGCCGATCCGGAACTTTATATCCGCTGGGTGCAGTTTGGGATGTTCAGTCCGATTGCACTTGTTTTTGGGATGGATCACCCCGGTTATAAAGAGCCCTGGAAATATGGTGAAGATGCTTTGCGTAATTTCAAAAAATACGATCTGTTGCGGTATCGTTTATTCCCTTATATGTACACCAGTATGCACCAGCAATACGAAAAGGGTTTGCCAATAATGAGGGCTTTGGTGCTTAACCATCAGGATGATGAAAATGTGTACGAAATAGGCGATCAATATATGTTTGGCGACAATTTAATGGTAGCCCCGGTTACCACTAAAGGTGCCATCACCCGTTCTGTTTACCTGCCGGAAGGTACCTGGTTTAATTATTGGACAAACCAAAAATACGAAGGCAAAAGTTACCACCATGTAGTAGCGCCTTTAGATACTATTCCTTTGTTTGTTAAAGCGGGCAGCATCATTCCAATGCAACCCGAAATGGCCTATAGTGGCGAAAAACCTGTTGACGTGATAACCCTGGATGTTTTCCCTTATGGAGAATCTAAATATGAAATGTACGAGGACGATAATTTAAGCGCTGCCTACAAAACAGGAAACTTTGCCTTAACCAGGATCACTTCTTCTTTAACAGCAGCAAGTTTTACACTGAAAGTGGCTAAACCAACAGGAAGTTTTAAGCCAACTCAGCATAAATACCTGGCTAAAATACATTGGATGGGAAAAACAGACCCCATTGGCGTTTCAGAAAATAGCATAAAATTGAAAGTTTTAAAAACACCAGATCGTTTAGATAAAACTGAAGGCTGGTTTTACGATGCAAAGAATAAAATACTCTGGATTAAATCAGCTGGAGATAATAGTTCTGATTTAAATATTGTAGTGAATTGA
- the rhaM gene encoding L-rhamnose mutarotase → MKIAFKMKLKPGFETEYKKRHDEIWPELCTLLKENGISDYSIFLDEETNTLFAVQQQNGSSSQDLGSTQIVQKWWAYMADIMETNADNSPKTFPLEMVFHLD, encoded by the coding sequence ATGAAAATTGCATTTAAGATGAAACTTAAACCCGGTTTTGAAACAGAATATAAAAAACGCCACGATGAGATCTGGCCAGAATTATGCACTTTATTAAAGGAAAATGGGATCAGCGATTATTCTATCTTTTTAGATGAAGAAACCAATACCCTTTTTGCCGTGCAACAACAGAATGGAAGTTCCTCACAAGATTTAGGTAGTACCCAGATTGTACAAAAATGGTGGGCATACATGGCCGATATTATGGAAACCAATGCCGATAATTCACCAAAAACATTTCCTTTAGAAATGGTATTCCATCTAGATTAA
- a CDS encoding glycosyl hydrolase, with the protein MQLHRFFSVLLLSTLTFSLAKAQKPVKNTSSWPVIEKQMKPWTRWWWMGNAVDEQNLDLVLKKYADAGLGGVEITPIYGAKGFEKQYLQFLSPEWVNILHHTVNKANTLGLGVDMNTGTGWPFGGPQIKPESAATKLITQQYKLKAGEKLTETIKVKEAKQDFAQLQALTAYGPNGEVLNLLSKVEADGSLNWSPGNGSWDIYAAFAGKTRQMVKRAAPGGEGFTLDHLDKNAVDVYLKRFWDAFGGKPQGIRSFFNDSYEVYGATWTPTFFQEFKKNRGYDLAIHIKELTGKDSTNANIARLKSDYRETMDELLLHNFTQNWTNWAHQLKSVTKNQSHGSPGNLLDLYGAVDIPETETFGSSYFPIPGLRREAGDIRNVDPDPIMSKFASSAANTGGKKLASSETFTWLTEHFKTSFSQCKPEAEQLFLAGINHIFYHGTTNSPANVSWPGWLFYASVEMNPNNSLWPQAQGLNNYIARCQSILQSGKPDNELLIYWPIYDVWNKAKGLDMALKVHDVDEWLHPTAFYKLSKELSKSGYSFDFASDRLLKQSTVNKALISTNATAAPYQVLIVPQCEMMSPETLDQMIKLASNGAKVIFQALPKDVPGLNNLETRRVQLKASLAKLIFTDGVDGIKQFKVGAGVILLAGDVQKALNAININRESLTDSGLQFIRRKTTTGKYYYLVNHTAKDIDTELSLNEEGQVLIMDPQSSSVGVATIRDKKVRVQLKSGESLFLKVERNDTSTSPWVYLNKAANTINLNQPWNLHFTEGGPELPADQQLAKLVSWTTLNDPKLQAFSGTGVYTSSFNLSSKTAQEYVLNLNQVDESARVWINGQEVGILWSIPFQTRVGKYLKAGHNTIKIEVVNLMANRIRDMDIKKIQWRNYHEINFVNINYKDFDASSWSIMPSGLIGPVTLTAFN; encoded by the coding sequence ATGCAATTACATAGATTCTTTTCTGTTCTGCTGCTTAGTACACTAACTTTTAGTTTGGCTAAAGCACAAAAGCCCGTAAAAAATACCAGCAGTTGGCCTGTTATCGAAAAGCAGATGAAACCCTGGACACGCTGGTGGTGGATGGGGAATGCTGTAGACGAACAGAACTTGGACCTGGTGTTAAAGAAATACGCAGATGCTGGTCTTGGCGGTGTAGAAATCACACCAATTTATGGCGCAAAGGGTTTTGAAAAGCAATATTTACAGTTTTTATCGCCAGAGTGGGTGAATATATTACACCATACGGTAAATAAAGCTAATACTTTAGGCTTGGGTGTAGATATGAATACTGGTACGGGCTGGCCATTTGGCGGCCCGCAGATTAAGCCCGAAAGTGCCGCCACCAAACTGATTACCCAACAATATAAACTCAAGGCGGGAGAGAAGTTAACCGAAACCATTAAAGTTAAAGAAGCGAAACAGGATTTCGCGCAGTTACAGGCTTTAACCGCATATGGGCCAAATGGTGAGGTGCTCAACCTGCTTTCTAAGGTTGAGGCTGATGGATCTTTAAATTGGTCGCCTGGTAATGGCAGCTGGGATATCTATGCTGCTTTTGCAGGTAAAACAAGGCAGATGGTTAAACGTGCAGCACCTGGCGGCGAAGGTTTTACTTTAGATCACCTCGATAAAAATGCAGTTGATGTTTACCTGAAAAGATTTTGGGATGCTTTTGGAGGTAAACCACAAGGTATCCGGTCGTTTTTTAACGATAGTTATGAAGTTTATGGTGCAACATGGACGCCAACTTTCTTTCAGGAATTTAAGAAAAACAGGGGCTACGATCTGGCCATTCATATTAAAGAATTAACTGGTAAGGATTCTACGAATGCAAATATTGCCCGTTTAAAATCTGATTACCGCGAAACCATGGATGAACTTTTGCTCCATAATTTTACGCAAAACTGGACCAATTGGGCACATCAGCTTAAATCGGTGACCAAAAACCAGTCGCATGGTTCGCCAGGCAATCTACTCGATCTTTATGGAGCGGTTGATATTCCCGAAACCGAAACCTTTGGTTCAAGTTACTTCCCCATCCCAGGGCTTAGGCGTGAGGCAGGAGATATCCGCAACGTAGACCCCGATCCGATAATGAGCAAATTTGCATCATCTGCAGCAAATACGGGCGGTAAAAAACTGGCGTCTTCCGAAACGTTTACCTGGCTAACCGAGCATTTTAAAACTTCATTTTCGCAATGTAAACCAGAAGCAGAACAATTGTTCCTGGCAGGAATCAATCATATTTTTTATCATGGGACCACCAATTCGCCAGCAAATGTTTCCTGGCCGGGATGGCTGTTTTATGCCTCGGTAGAAATGAATCCGAACAACAGTTTATGGCCACAGGCACAAGGATTAAACAATTATATAGCCCGTTGTCAGTCTATTCTTCAATCAGGAAAACCAGACAACGAACTTTTGATCTATTGGCCAATTTACGACGTATGGAACAAGGCTAAAGGTTTAGATATGGCCTTAAAAGTACATGATGTTGATGAATGGTTGCACCCAACAGCCTTTTATAAACTATCAAAAGAACTTTCTAAATCGGGTTATTCTTTTGATTTTGCATCTGATCGATTGTTAAAGCAATCAACGGTTAACAAAGCATTGATCAGTACCAACGCGACCGCTGCGCCATATCAGGTGTTGATTGTTCCGCAATGCGAAATGATGAGCCCGGAAACGCTGGATCAAATGATAAAACTGGCCAGCAATGGAGCGAAAGTCATTTTTCAGGCATTACCTAAAGATGTTCCAGGTTTAAATAACCTGGAAACCCGCAGGGTACAGCTAAAAGCCAGTCTGGCTAAATTGATTTTTACGGATGGCGTGGATGGGATTAAACAGTTTAAAGTTGGTGCAGGTGTAATTTTATTGGCTGGTGATGTGCAAAAAGCATTAAATGCGATAAACATTAACAGAGAAAGTTTAACCGATTCCGGCCTCCAGTTTATCAGGAGGAAAACAACAACTGGCAAATATTATTATCTGGTTAACCATACCGCTAAAGATATTGATACTGAACTGTCCTTAAATGAAGAAGGACAGGTTTTAATCATGGATCCGCAAAGCTCGAGTGTTGGGGTAGCGACAATACGCGATAAAAAGGTCCGTGTGCAGCTTAAATCAGGGGAGAGTTTGTTTTTAAAAGTTGAGCGTAATGATACCTCCACCAGCCCTTGGGTGTATTTAAATAAAGCTGCCAATACGATCAATCTTAACCAACCCTGGAATTTACATTTTACCGAAGGTGGACCTGAGCTTCCTGCAGATCAGCAGTTAGCTAAACTGGTAAGCTGGACTACCTTGAACGATCCTAAATTACAGGCCTTTTCTGGTACTGGCGTTTATACCTCAAGTTTTAACCTGAGTTCAAAAACTGCCCAAGAATATGTTTTAAACCTGAATCAGGTAGACGAGAGTGCACGTGTATGGATCAATGGTCAGGAAGTGGGCATTTTATGGAGTATTCCTTTTCAGACCCGTGTTGGCAAATATTTAAAAGCAGGCCATAATACCATAAAAATTGAAGTGGTTAATTTGATGGCAAACCGCATCCGTGATATGGATATCAAAAAAATACAATGGCGGAATTACCACGAAATCAATTTTGTAAATATTAATTATAAAGATTTTGATGCATCAAGCTGGAGCATAATGCCGTCAGGATTAATCGGCCCGGTAACCCTTACAGCTTTCAACTAA
- a CDS encoding glycoside hydrolase family 28 protein, with protein MKKLIILTLFIAIGINAMAQDYVITKFGVGADSTKLNTKAIQSVIDKAYQKGGGTIIIPKGVYLSGALFFKPKTKLLLQEGAVLKGSDNIKDYPFIPSRMEGRSLKYFAALINATKVDGFSISGPGTIDGNGLKFWKTFWAHRDSLKKLGRESTNLEVSRPRLLFIWGCNNVNIKGVKLRNSGFWTTHLYQSNHVLIENCDIRSPFRPVKAPSTDGIDIDFCKKVTIRNCYISVNDDAICIKGGKGPDAQKLPENGIVEDILIENCTIGEAHATLTMGSECIHARNITMRNCKVENNCPILKMKMRGDTFQLYENITVENITGKCGAIIDLNPWKQFFDLAGSTAKPFGTIRNIKIANIKVEATKFGEMDGNPEDKVSGFLFKDLEVTTKTPFLKNRYQDVKIENVMVNGAPLVVKP; from the coding sequence ATGAAAAAGCTCATAATACTTACTTTGTTTATCGCCATTGGTATAAATGCTATGGCTCAAGATTATGTCATCACAAAATTTGGTGTTGGTGCAGATAGCACCAAACTGAATACCAAAGCCATTCAAAGTGTAATAGATAAAGCTTATCAAAAGGGTGGAGGAACGATTATAATCCCTAAAGGTGTTTATCTTAGCGGAGCACTCTTTTTTAAGCCTAAAACAAAACTGCTGTTGCAAGAAGGTGCTGTGCTTAAAGGATCTGATAACATAAAAGATTACCCTTTTATCCCATCGCGGATGGAAGGCAGGAGCCTTAAATACTTTGCCGCATTAATTAATGCGACAAAAGTAGATGGTTTTAGTATTTCGGGGCCAGGCACCATTGATGGAAATGGACTTAAATTCTGGAAAACATTTTGGGCACATCGCGATTCGCTTAAGAAACTAGGAAGAGAATCTACAAACTTAGAGGTGAGCCGTCCGCGGTTACTTTTTATTTGGGGATGCAACAATGTGAATATTAAGGGGGTAAAATTGCGCAATTCAGGATTCTGGACAACACATTTATATCAATCTAATCATGTGTTAATTGAGAATTGTGATATCCGTTCGCCGTTCAGACCTGTTAAAGCACCCAGTACTGATGGTATAGACATTGATTTTTGTAAAAAAGTAACCATCAGAAACTGTTATATCTCGGTAAATGACGATGCCATTTGCATTAAGGGTGGTAAAGGGCCCGATGCACAGAAACTGCCAGAAAATGGTATTGTTGAAGATATTTTAATTGAAAACTGTACCATTGGGGAAGCACATGCTACTTTAACCATGGGAAGCGAGTGTATTCATGCACGCAATATTACCATGCGCAACTGTAAGGTAGAGAATAACTGCCCCATTTTAAAAATGAAAATGAGAGGAGATACTTTTCAGCTTTACGAAAATATTACGGTTGAAAACATTACAGGAAAATGCGGCGCTATTATCGACTTAAACCCTTGGAAACAATTTTTCGATCTGGCAGGCAGCACGGCAAAACCATTTGGTACGATCAGGAACATTAAGATAGCCAACATTAAAGTTGAGGCAACAAAATTTGGCGAAATGGATGGAAATCCTGAAGATAAGGTATCTGGTTTTCTTTTTAAAGATTTGGAGGTGACGACTAAAACGCCATTTTTGAAAAACAGGTATCAGGATGTTAAAATTGAAAACGTAATGGTAAACGGAGCGCCATTAGTTGTTAAACCTTAG
- a CDS encoding sugar-binding domain-containing protein → MKHIYLFLMVTLLPFIALAQQPANQRKTYNFNPGWKLFVGDLSGAESTDFDDKTWKAITLPYAWNEDEAFKKSIEDLSTGIAWYRKHFTISETNPNNKIFLEFEGIRQAGEFYLNGKFIGRHENGVMAFGFDISTLINQNKENVIAVRIDNAWNYREKATNSGYQWNDKNFNANYGGISKNVRLHITGNVYQTLPLFSTLKTTGNYCYAKDFNIKGKSAVIVSESQVKNESTADQKLVYEVELKDLDGKIVKTFKSAETNIKAGDTLTLKAQALVTDLNFWSWGYGYLYTVTSRLKSANQVIDELKTKTGFRKTAFKNGMVYLNDRVLMMKGYAQRSSNEWPAIGLSVPPWLSDYSNQLMVESNANLVRWMHITPWKQDIESCDRVGLLQAMPAGDSEKDVTGTRWDQRKAVMTDAIIYNRNNPSIVFYECGNESISAAHMQEMKDIRNLYDPNGGRAIGSREMLDIPEAEYGGEMLYINKSATKPVWSMEYSRDEALRKYWDEFSPPFHINGAGPKYKDADASDYNRNQDSFAIEDVIRWNEYYEERPGTGTRVSAGGVNIIFSDSNTHHRGEENYRRSGEVDALRIPKDAFFAHKVMWDGWVDAKKTGIHLIGHWNYKAGVKKNVYVVAGGDKVELILNNKSLGFGEKSNGFLFTFKNVNYQAGTIKAISYSSAGKKLAETQLTTAGKAVALKLTTIKNPGGFKADGADVVLVQVEVTDQNGNRCPTASDMVNFSLDGPAEWRGGLAQGPDNYILAKNLPVENGVNRILIRSTTTAGRINLTAKAEGLQSASLSFETLPVKTANGLSIQLPSDGLKPNLSKGATPLDPSYTVSRKSIKIVTAEAGANNDKANLSFDDNELSDWVNDGKIATAWIKYTLSKESTVSAVSLKLNGFRTKIYPLRILVDGKVVFEGNSKPSLGYFTANFKATKGKTVTLQLVASGKEKENANVGVEVNGKKLDDGVERAETRLKGGLSIIEAEIYEQP, encoded by the coding sequence ATGAAGCATATTTACCTCTTTTTAATGGTTACGCTCCTGCCCTTCATCGCTTTGGCGCAACAACCAGCTAATCAAAGAAAAACCTACAACTTTAATCCTGGCTGGAAACTCTTTGTAGGTGATTTATCTGGCGCCGAAAGTACCGATTTTGACGACAAAACATGGAAGGCCATTACCCTACCCTACGCCTGGAATGAAGATGAAGCCTTTAAAAAATCGATAGAAGATTTATCAACCGGCATAGCCTGGTACCGCAAACATTTTACCATTTCAGAAACCAATCCAAACAATAAAATATTCCTCGAATTTGAAGGCATCAGGCAGGCCGGTGAATTTTACCTGAACGGAAAGTTTATTGGTCGGCATGAAAATGGCGTAATGGCTTTTGGGTTCGACATTAGCACCTTAATTAATCAGAACAAAGAAAATGTGATTGCAGTTAGGATAGATAATGCCTGGAACTACAGAGAAAAGGCGACCAATTCTGGCTACCAATGGAACGATAAAAACTTTAATGCCAATTATGGTGGGATCTCTAAAAATGTCCGTTTGCATATTACGGGGAATGTATATCAAACGCTTCCACTTTTTTCAACCTTAAAAACTACTGGCAATTATTGCTACGCAAAAGACTTTAATATTAAAGGTAAATCGGCTGTAATTGTTTCAGAATCGCAGGTTAAAAACGAAAGCACTGCAGATCAGAAACTGGTATATGAAGTAGAGCTAAAAGATCTCGATGGAAAAATTGTTAAAACCTTTAAATCAGCAGAAACCAACATCAAAGCTGGCGATACTTTAACTTTAAAAGCCCAGGCACTGGTAACTGATTTAAACTTTTGGAGTTGGGGTTATGGTTATCTGTATACGGTTACCTCCAGGTTAAAATCTGCAAATCAGGTTATTGACGAACTGAAAACCAAAACTGGCTTTAGAAAAACAGCATTTAAAAACGGGATGGTTTACTTAAACGACCGGGTGTTGATGATGAAGGGTTATGCACAGCGCAGCAGTAACGAGTGGCCGGCAATCGGCTTATCGGTACCACCCTGGCTAAGCGATTACAGCAATCAACTCATGGTAGAAAGCAATGCTAATTTGGTCCGTTGGATGCACATTACACCCTGGAAACAGGATATAGAATCGTGCGACCGTGTAGGTTTGCTCCAGGCAATGCCTGCCGGAGATTCGGAAAAAGATGTTACGGGAACCCGCTGGGATCAACGAAAAGCAGTAATGACAGATGCCATTATTTACAACCGCAATAACCCGAGTATCGTTTTTTACGAATGTGGAAACGAATCGATCAGTGCTGCGCACATGCAGGAAATGAAAGACATTAGAAATCTTTACGACCCAAATGGCGGCAGAGCAATCGGATCGAGAGAAATGCTCGATATCCCCGAAGCCGAATATGGAGGCGAAATGTTGTACATCAATAAAAGCGCAACCAAACCGGTATGGTCTATGGAATATTCGAGAGATGAAGCCTTGCGGAAATATTGGGATGAATTCTCTCCTCCTTTTCATATAAATGGCGCTGGCCCTAAATACAAGGATGCTGATGCAAGTGATTATAACCGCAACCAGGATTCGTTCGCCATTGAAGATGTAATTCGTTGGAACGAATATTATGAAGAACGCCCGGGAACAGGAACCAGGGTAAGCGCTGGTGGGGTAAATATTATATTTTCCGATTCGAATACTCACCACCGCGGTGAAGAAAACTACCGCAGAAGTGGAGAAGTGGATGCCCTGCGTATTCCAAAAGATGCCTTTTTTGCGCACAAAGTAATGTGGGATGGCTGGGTTGATGCAAAAAAAACCGGTATTCATTTAATCGGGCATTGGAACTACAAAGCGGGCGTAAAGAAAAATGTATATGTGGTGGCTGGTGGCGACAAGGTAGAGCTGATTTTAAACAATAAATCGCTGGGTTTTGGCGAAAAAAGTAACGGCTTTCTGTTCACTTTTAAGAATGTTAATTATCAGGCCGGAACAATTAAAGCCATTTCTTATTCTTCAGCAGGAAAAAAACTGGCGGAAACACAATTAACAACGGCAGGTAAAGCTGTTGCTTTAAAACTCACTACAATAAAAAATCCGGGTGGTTTTAAAGCCGATGGTGCCGATGTGGTATTGGTTCAGGTTGAAGTAACAGATCAGAATGGAAACCGTTGCCCTACCGCTTCAGATATGGTTAACTTTAGTTTAGATGGCCCTGCCGAATGGCGTGGAGGTTTAGCCCAGGGACCAGATAATTATATTTTAGCTAAAAACCTGCCAGTTGAAAATGGGGTAAACAGAATACTCATCAGATCGACAACCACTGCAGGAAGAATCAATCTAACGGCAAAGGCTGAAGGCTTACAGTCTGCAAGCCTTTCTTTCGAAACTTTACCTGTTAAAACCGCTAATGGTTTATCTATCCAGTTGCCAAGCGATGGCTTGAAACCAAACTTAAGCAAAGGCGCAACACCACTCGATCCATCGTATACCGTTTCCCGGAAATCGATTAAAATTGTTACTGCCGAGGCTGGTGCAAATAATGACAAAGCCAATTTAAGCTTCGATGATAATGAATTAAGCGATTGGGTGAATGATGGAAAGATTGCCACCGCATGGATTAAATATACTTTATCAAAGGAAAGTACCGTATCGGCAGTATCTTTGAAACTGAATGGTTTTAGAACCAAAATTTACCCATTGAGAATCTTAGTTGACGGAAAAGTAGTTTTCGAGGGCAACAGTAAACCAAGTTTAGGTTATTTTACAGCTAACTTTAAGGCAACAAAAGGAAAAACAGTTACCTTACAGTTAGTAGCTTCCGGAAAAGAGAAAGAAAACGCGAATGTTGGCGTAGAGGTAAACGGTAAAAAACTAGATGATGGTGTAGAACGTGCTGAAACCAGATTAAAAGGTGGTTTAAGCATTATTGAAGCAGAAATTTACGAACAGCCTTAA
- a CDS encoding family 43 glycosylhydrolase, whose protein sequence is MINFNMKKVLLTCLMLFSIHAFAQKSNTIQPVPKPLFSDPVYDGAADPVVIWNKGEKKWFMFYTNRRANAKNLDGVSWVHGTRIGIAESKDGVIWKYRDTCDIQYRLTDYTHWAPEVIENKGIYHMYLTYVPGVFNDWRHPRYIVHLTSKNLINWKFESKLNLASDRCIDACVFKLPDNKGWRMYYNNEMAGKSIYYADSKDLYHWEDSGKKLIGDKGCEGPKVFYWKNTYWMVVDNWNGLGIYSSPDLLTWKRQPKNILQTPGKGTDDGVMGGHADVVVNGDKAYVYYFTHPGRTPENKGIDNYTTRRSVIQLAELTYLNGEIICDRDKPLSIKLNP, encoded by the coding sequence ATGATCAATTTCAATATGAAGAAAGTTCTGCTTACCTGTTTGATGCTATTTTCAATACATGCATTTGCTCAAAAAAGCAATACAATACAGCCTGTTCCAAAGCCATTGTTCAGCGATCCTGTTTATGATGGCGCTGCCGATCCGGTGGTGATCTGGAATAAAGGGGAAAAGAAGTGGTTTATGTTTTACACCAACCGCAGGGCAAATGCTAAAAACCTTGATGGTGTAAGTTGGGTACATGGCACACGCATTGGCATCGCCGAATCTAAAGATGGTGTGATATGGAAATACAGAGATACCTGCGATATTCAATACCGGCTAACCGATTATACCCATTGGGCCCCGGAAGTAATCGAAAATAAAGGGATCTACCATATGTATTTAACCTACGTGCCCGGCGTTTTTAATGATTGGCGCCACCCGCGGTACATTGTTCACCTGACGAGTAAAAACCTCATCAACTGGAAATTCGAATCGAAGCTAAACCTCGCTTCCGATCGCTGTATTGATGCCTGTGTGTTTAAACTGCCCGACAACAAAGGCTGGCGCATGTATTACAACAATGAAATGGCTGGCAAATCCATCTATTATGCCGACAGTAAAGACCTCTACCATTGGGAAGATAGCGGCAAAAAACTGATTGGCGATAAAGGCTGCGAAGGTCCAAAAGTATTCTACTGGAAAAACACCTATTGGATGGTGGTCGACAACTGGAATGGTTTAGGCATATATTCTTCTCCCGATCTACTCACCTGGAAACGACAGCCCAAAAACATTTTACAAACACCCGGAAAGGGAACCGATGATGGTGTAATGGGTGGCCATGCCGATGTGGTGGTGAATGGAGATAAAGCCTACGTCTATTATTTTACCCACCCTGGCCGAACACCGGAAAATAAAGGAATCGATAACTACACAACCAGAAGAAGCGTAATTCAACTGGCAGAATTAACATACCTGAATGGTGAAATTATTTGTGACCGCGATAAACCTTTATCCATTAAATTAAACCCATAA